A single Lactuca sativa cultivar Salinas chromosome 8, Lsat_Salinas_v11, whole genome shotgun sequence DNA region contains:
- the LOC111913117 gene encoding uncharacterized protein LOC111913117: protein MEFESNNISEDNNNNHGWQKVTYAKKNRKNQPKQQVPQPKALPNGSVVAGNDNVFTAIEKKSEERRKVIEAQRLLIYDPAPPPVKSSRKKNYSDYEDSDEEVANGVAGNDDVEVKKKKPKKVKKPKVTIAEAAEKIDVDNLASFLLEVTTSFEAQQDIQLTRFADYFGRAFSSVTASQFPWVKLLRESPVAKVADNPVSHIPEAVYKTSVDWINKLSMEALSSFFLCSLDSILADFAIQQGGSKGSKKVAQKTPSKSQVGLFVVLAMVLRRKPDTLITNNLNDHLCKMT, encoded by the exons ATGGAGTTCGAATCCAACAATATTTCTGaagacaacaacaacaatcacggATGGCAGAAGGTTACTTACGCTAAGAAGAATAGGAAGAATCAGCCTAAGCAGCAGGTGCCTCAACCGAAGGCGCTTCCAAATGGATCCGTTGTCGCTGGTAATGATAATGTCTTCACTGCTATTGAGAAGAAATCGGAGGAGCGTAGGAAGGTTATAGAAGCACAGAGATTGTTGATTTATGATCCTGCTCCTCCTCCGGTTAAATCGTCAAGGAAGAAGAACTACTCCGATTATGAGGACAGCGATGAAGAGGTTGCCAATGGTGTGGCTGGGAATGATGATGTTGAGGTGaagaagaagaaaccgaagaaaGTAAAGAAACCTAAGGTCACAATTGCGGAAGCGGCGGAGAAGATCGATGTCGACAACCTGGCTAGTTTTCTGTTGGAGGTGACG ACTTCATTCGAGGCACAGCAAGATATACAGTTGACGAGGTTTGCCGACTATTTTGGACGTGCATTTTCTAGCGTGACTGCTTCACAATTTCCCTGGGTGAAGTTATTGAGAGAATCTCCTGTTGCTAAGGTTGCAGAT AATCCTGTGTCACATATTCCTGAGGCTGTTTACAAAACCTCAGTTGATTGGATCAACAAACTATCCATGGAAGCCCTTAGTTCTTTTTTCCTTTGTTCCTTAGACAGCATTCTTGCTGACTTTGCAATTCAACAAGGTGGCTCAAAGGGATCCAAGAAAGTTGCCCAAAAAACACCCTCAAAATCTCAGGTGGGTCTGTTTGTAGTATTAGCAATGGTGTTACGAAGGAAACCCGATACGCTAATTACCAACAATTTAAATGACCACCTATGTAAAATGACATGA